A genomic stretch from Sulfobacillus thermosulfidooxidans includes:
- a CDS encoding pirin family protein — translation MPAVEPDNILLLPRLEEPDVIGRTKPVIVHTTAPSLLEGAGFPVRRPFPSRDIPFTMSDPFLLLDHMGAVEYAPGEAKGAPWHPHRGFETVTYILDGAFRHRDSHGGGGLITNGATQWMTAGSGILHDEMPPEDLVQKGGLFHGVQLWVNLPRKLKMIPPQYQSIEADAVRLLTSHDGTAIIRLIAGELGGYQGPGKTRTPITYAHISLQPGAQLRVLWPTGFSAIVYALSGQGTAGEGDVPIKEGEAVVFGAGDVVQVRADKIQSAKSPRLEILALGGVPIREPIFSYGPFVMNTRAEILQAIEDFQSGRMGHIPAANLLDGDSSSPNEF, via the coding sequence ATGCCAGCAGTAGAACCAGACAATATTTTGTTGTTGCCTCGTCTTGAAGAACCAGATGTCATAGGAAGAACCAAACCCGTGATTGTCCACACAACTGCACCTAGCCTTTTAGAGGGAGCTGGATTTCCTGTGAGAAGGCCGTTCCCTTCTCGTGACATTCCTTTTACCATGAGTGATCCGTTTCTTTTACTGGACCACATGGGAGCTGTAGAATACGCGCCTGGGGAGGCTAAAGGCGCACCGTGGCATCCTCATCGCGGTTTTGAAACCGTCACCTACATCTTAGATGGTGCGTTTCGGCACCGCGACTCTCATGGCGGTGGGGGACTCATTACCAATGGAGCAACACAATGGATGACGGCTGGCAGTGGAATTTTACATGATGAAATGCCTCCAGAGGATTTAGTCCAAAAAGGCGGCCTCTTTCATGGTGTGCAGCTTTGGGTAAATTTGCCGAGAAAACTGAAAATGATACCACCCCAATATCAGAGTATTGAAGCCGACGCCGTACGCTTATTGACGTCTCACGATGGCACCGCCATTATCCGTCTCATTGCTGGAGAATTAGGCGGCTATCAAGGCCCAGGTAAAACACGCACGCCGATTACCTATGCTCACATTAGCCTTCAGCCTGGTGCGCAACTTCGGGTCTTGTGGCCGACGGGATTTAGTGCGATAGTTTACGCCCTCTCAGGACAGGGAACTGCGGGGGAAGGGGACGTCCCCATCAAGGAAGGGGAAGCGGTGGTCTTTGGGGCGGGTGATGTTGTACAAGTGCGAGCCGATAAGATACAAAGTGCAAAGAGCCCGCGACTTGAAATCTTGGCACTTGGGGGAGTGCCAATTCGTGAGCCCATTTTTTCTTATGGACCCTTTGTGATGAATACTCGGGCCGAAATTCTACAAGCGATCGAGGATTTCCAATCGGGACGGATGGGACATATTCCGGCAGCGAATCTCTTGGACGGTGATAGTTCCTCCCCTAACGAGTTCTAG
- a CDS encoding 2-hydroxy-3-oxopropionate reductase, with translation MAETRIGFIGLGIMGGPMAMNLLRAGFPLTVYNRTRNKETSLVAEGAVAADSPAATADASDVVITMLPDTPDVESVYFGVDGVFNRVRPGHLLIDMSTVSPAIARKIHQAAVERGADSLDAPVSGGDVGAKAGTLSIMVGGSVDAFERARPIFQAMGKNIVHVGDAGAGQVTKACNQIVVALTIEAVGEALVLAKKSGVDPSRVRQALLGGFAQSRVLDVHGQRALEGRFEPGFRIRLHRKDLTIALEAAQQLEVSVPVTAMVHDMMNSVLAQGWGEQDHSILIYELARRANIDIS, from the coding sequence ATGGCAGAAACGCGAATAGGGTTTATAGGACTCGGGATTATGGGCGGCCCAATGGCCATGAATTTGCTACGGGCGGGATTTCCGCTCACGGTATACAACCGAACACGTAATAAAGAGACATCCCTGGTAGCCGAAGGCGCGGTGGCTGCCGACAGCCCAGCAGCTACCGCCGATGCTAGTGACGTTGTTATCACCATGTTGCCTGACACCCCGGATGTAGAATCCGTCTATTTTGGGGTGGACGGCGTGTTTAACCGCGTTCGGCCCGGCCATCTTCTAATTGACATGTCGACGGTCAGCCCGGCAATTGCCCGCAAAATCCATCAGGCGGCCGTGGAACGCGGTGCCGACAGTCTGGACGCACCTGTCTCAGGCGGGGATGTCGGGGCCAAAGCGGGGACATTGTCCATTATGGTGGGCGGGAGTGTCGATGCGTTCGAACGGGCGCGACCGATATTTCAAGCCATGGGGAAAAATATTGTGCACGTCGGAGATGCTGGTGCCGGGCAGGTCACCAAAGCGTGTAACCAGATTGTGGTGGCTTTAACGATTGAGGCGGTCGGGGAGGCGCTGGTTTTGGCTAAAAAGTCCGGTGTGGATCCTTCCCGCGTGCGCCAAGCCTTGTTGGGCGGATTTGCTCAAAGCCGGGTCTTGGACGTCCACGGTCAACGGGCGTTGGAGGGGCGGTTCGAACCCGGGTTTCGAATTCGGCTGCACCGCAAGGATTTAACCATTGCTCTGGAGGCTGCTCAGCAGCTGGAAGTGTCGGTTCCTGTGACCGCTATGGTCCACGATATGATGAACAGCGTGTTGGCGCAGGGCTGGGGTGAACAGGATCACTCCATCTTAATTTACGAACTGGCGCGGCGAGCGAACATCGATATCAGTTAA
- the hyi gene encoding hydroxypyruvate isomerase codes for MLKFAANLTMLYTDVPFLERFGRARASGFDAVEFLFPYADGLEAVKTAAQDAALTIALFNLPSGDWEHGERGIAILPERRAEFREGVAEAIRYATELDVPRLNCLAGRRPDDLPKDEAWAVLRDNVRYAADELGKAHLTLMLEPVNPYDIPGFFLNRTSDVVDLIREVGRPNVEIQYDIYHLQRTQGEIIGTFRTLRDHIGHVQIADNPGRHQPGTGELNYGRIFSALDEAGYTGYIGLEYIPPGRTEDSLEWWRLYQNGQFAG; via the coding sequence ATGCTGAAATTTGCCGCGAATTTAACAATGTTATATACCGATGTTCCGTTTTTGGAACGGTTTGGCCGGGCCCGGGCGTCCGGATTTGATGCGGTGGAATTTTTGTTCCCCTATGCGGACGGGCTGGAGGCAGTTAAAACAGCTGCGCAAGATGCGGCATTGACCATTGCGCTGTTTAACTTGCCCTCCGGGGACTGGGAACATGGGGAACGGGGCATAGCGATTTTGCCAGAGCGCCGTGCGGAATTTCGTGAGGGGGTGGCGGAGGCCATCCGTTATGCAACTGAGCTGGATGTGCCACGATTAAATTGTCTAGCGGGCCGCCGGCCGGATGATTTGCCGAAAGACGAGGCGTGGGCGGTGTTGCGGGACAACGTGCGCTATGCTGCGGACGAGCTCGGCAAAGCCCATCTTACGCTGATGCTGGAACCAGTCAATCCGTACGATATTCCGGGATTTTTTCTCAACCGGACCTCAGATGTGGTCGATTTGATTCGGGAGGTTGGCCGGCCCAACGTTGAGATTCAATATGACATCTATCATCTGCAACGGACGCAAGGAGAGATTATCGGAACGTTTCGGACATTAAGGGACCATATCGGACACGTCCAAATTGCCGACAATCCGGGCCGACATCAGCCGGGAACGGGTGAGTTAAATTACGGCCGGATTTTTTCGGCCCTGGACGAGGCCGGATATACCGGGTACATCGGCTTGGAGTATATTCCACCAGGACGCACCGAGGACAGTCTAGAGTGGTGGCGGCTTTATCAAAACGGACAATTTGCCGGGTAA
- the gcl gene encoding glyoxylate carboligase, giving the protein MLKMPAMDAVVSILMDEGVETVFGIPGAAILPLYQSLSKVSDSIRAITARHEEGATHMADGWARITGRVGVAIGTSGPAGTNMVTGLYTAWADSIPMITITGQVPRSQLHREGFQAVDIVNIVKPVVKKSFLVMEAAQIPWVFREAFRIAREGRPGPVHIDLPLDVQKAEILYDPSVDQSLPVFRTPPNPAAVRRAVDLLLEARRPLILAGGGVITAEAEDLLRQLAEYLQIPVSPTLMAWGALPANHPLAVGTVGIQTHTRSANRVFLESDLVLAVGARFAERHTGDLAIYTRDRQFIQIDVDPGQIGRIIEPALGIVSDAKLALEAVLAEAKSRVSPKSPGDWVDRVQVLRDSYDRVMDIDTVPIHPARVFKAINASFGPDTVFTTAIGLYQIWSGQFQRVYRPRHYLVCGQAGPLGWEIPAAIGVKLARPQQEVVAVVGDYSFEFLVEEIAVAVQYRIPLVMVMLNNGYLGLIRQPSKYQYQMNYGVDISYDHNDGMGMDNVAIVEAMGGMGRRVTVPQELEPALNWARQEAEANRLPVLVEVFIQREADAAMGPALDQIREFGPVIDREPELTGPRQG; this is encoded by the coding sequence ATGCTGAAAATGCCGGCAATGGACGCGGTGGTCTCAATTTTAATGGATGAAGGGGTTGAGACCGTTTTCGGGATTCCTGGAGCGGCGATATTACCCCTTTATCAATCATTATCGAAGGTGTCAGATAGTATTCGAGCGATTACTGCTCGGCATGAAGAAGGGGCGACTCACATGGCCGATGGATGGGCGCGGATCACAGGACGAGTGGGCGTAGCCATCGGTACTTCTGGACCGGCGGGAACCAATATGGTGACCGGACTATACACCGCGTGGGCGGACTCCATACCCATGATTACGATTACTGGCCAGGTGCCGCGGTCACAATTACATCGCGAGGGGTTTCAAGCAGTTGATATCGTCAATATCGTCAAACCAGTGGTTAAGAAAAGCTTTTTGGTCATGGAGGCAGCCCAAATTCCCTGGGTGTTTCGTGAGGCTTTCCGAATTGCCCGCGAAGGCCGACCAGGTCCGGTGCATATCGATTTGCCACTCGACGTCCAAAAGGCGGAAATCCTTTATGACCCGTCGGTTGACCAGTCGTTGCCGGTCTTTCGCACACCACCGAATCCGGCAGCTGTACGCCGGGCGGTAGATCTGCTGCTTGAGGCCCGGCGGCCGCTCATTTTGGCCGGAGGCGGAGTTATCACTGCCGAGGCGGAGGATCTTTTACGACAATTGGCCGAATACCTTCAAATTCCAGTGTCGCCGACCTTAATGGCGTGGGGGGCACTGCCTGCCAATCATCCGTTGGCCGTCGGCACGGTCGGGATTCAGACCCACACGCGGTCGGCCAATCGGGTCTTTCTGGAGTCTGATCTCGTACTGGCGGTCGGCGCGCGATTTGCCGAGCGTCACACTGGCGATTTGGCCATCTACACCCGGGATCGGCAATTTATTCAAATTGATGTAGATCCGGGGCAAATTGGTCGCATCATCGAGCCAGCGCTCGGAATCGTGAGCGATGCCAAGCTGGCCTTGGAGGCAGTATTGGCCGAGGCCAAAAGTCGGGTTTCTCCAAAGAGTCCCGGTGACTGGGTCGACCGTGTGCAGGTGCTGCGCGATAGCTATGACCGGGTCATGGATATTGACACGGTACCGATTCATCCCGCTCGGGTCTTTAAAGCAATCAATGCATCTTTCGGTCCGGACACGGTATTCACCACCGCCATTGGCCTGTACCAAATTTGGTCCGGACAGTTTCAACGCGTTTACCGTCCTCGTCACTATCTGGTGTGTGGGCAGGCAGGACCCTTGGGCTGGGAAATTCCGGCTGCCATCGGGGTCAAGTTGGCGCGTCCGCAACAAGAAGTGGTCGCCGTGGTCGGTGATTACTCCTTTGAGTTTTTGGTAGAAGAGATTGCTGTAGCCGTCCAATATCGCATTCCTTTAGTGATGGTCATGCTTAACAATGGGTATCTGGGACTAATCCGCCAGCCGTCCAAATACCAGTATCAAATGAACTACGGAGTGGATATCAGTTATGACCATAACGACGGGATGGGTATGGATAATGTGGCCATAGTTGAGGCGATGGGCGGCATGGGACGAAGGGTAACAGTTCCCCAGGAGCTGGAGCCAGCGTTAAATTGGGCACGTCAGGAAGCCGAGGCGAACCGTTTACCAGTGCTGGTGGAAGTCTTTATCCAGCGGGAAGCAGATGCGGCCATGGGTCCAGCGTTGGATCAGATCCGGGAATTTGGGCCGGTCATAGATCGCGAGCCGGAACTGACGGGACCCCGGCAGGGATAA
- a CDS encoding IclR family transcriptional regulator — protein MSSVGLGVLPPESDGQVRVQSVERAFRLLEKLVLHNEMSLGQLADAVGMHKSTVYRLLHTLMELGYVEQDGEQGSYRVGIRMVEMGGIATRSWPLHRAAEPVMDQLAEFLGEAVNLAVEDGMNMVYIATVDAYNLLRMQLNIGRRAPIHCTAVGKALLAYRPELVQRMKGAHPQLTSYTAHTITDWAALEDELVMVRQLGFAVDDEEQEVGARCVAAPIVDSRNHIVASIGISAPAARLSRERAMEVGPEIVKAAQQVSERLGSLRKK, from the coding sequence GTGAGTTCGGTGGGACTAGGGGTACTCCCTCCCGAATCAGACGGGCAAGTACGGGTGCAGTCTGTGGAACGGGCATTTCGACTATTGGAAAAGCTAGTGCTACACAACGAAATGTCCCTCGGGCAATTGGCCGATGCGGTGGGTATGCATAAGAGCACGGTTTACCGCTTGTTGCATACATTAATGGAACTTGGTTACGTAGAGCAGGATGGGGAACAAGGCAGTTATCGCGTGGGTATCCGGATGGTGGAAATGGGTGGAATCGCCACTCGATCCTGGCCGCTACACCGGGCTGCTGAGCCGGTGATGGACCAGCTAGCAGAATTTCTGGGAGAAGCGGTCAACCTGGCGGTGGAAGATGGGATGAATATGGTCTATATCGCCACCGTAGATGCTTACAATCTTTTGCGGATGCAACTGAACATCGGTCGTCGTGCGCCGATTCATTGTACCGCAGTGGGGAAAGCTCTGTTGGCGTATCGACCGGAATTGGTGCAAAGGATGAAGGGAGCACATCCTCAGCTGACCTCATATACCGCTCATACCATTACTGACTGGGCTGCCTTGGAGGACGAATTGGTCATGGTCCGCCAACTGGGCTTTGCGGTCGATGACGAGGAACAGGAAGTCGGGGCTCGCTGTGTTGCGGCCCCGATTGTGGACAGCCGTAACCATATTGTGGCGTCTATCGGCATATCAGCGCCAGCCGCCCGGTTGTCACGGGAACGAGCGATGGAAGTAGGGCCAGAGATTGTAAAGGCCGCGCAGCAAGTATCCGAACGATTAGGGTCTTTGCGGAAAAAATAA
- a CDS encoding PucR family transcriptional regulator: MSRLFDSIPASAQSTFVKEKLGALLEERTYSRELLWTLKVYLDSNGQAGEAAKRLYVHRNTLAYRLARLQELLGCDLKNLDTVTDLRLALTFYYNGIQENGGKDDVKIEKTTHIS; the protein is encoded by the coding sequence TTGTCACGTTTATTTGATTCGATACCAGCATCTGCTCAGTCCACATTTGTCAAAGAAAAATTAGGAGCCTTATTGGAAGAGAGAACCTATAGTCGCGAGTTGCTTTGGACCTTGAAAGTCTACCTAGACAGCAATGGTCAGGCAGGAGAAGCAGCCAAACGTCTTTATGTTCATCGAAACACCCTAGCGTACCGGTTAGCCCGATTGCAAGAACTGCTGGGATGCGATCTCAAGAATTTGGACACCGTCACAGATTTACGATTGGCCCTAACCTTTTATTATAACGGAATCCAAGAGAACGGAGGAAAAGATGATGTCAAAATCGAGAAGACCACCCATATTTCTTAA
- a CDS encoding FAD-binding oxidoreductase codes for MLISLPSSSCQQIPDQGSGPDAQQKEEFLCALTQRFGERIIRDASRLLAYSYDATSQRHRPDAAFIAENEEELQYVLQTASHYHMPVIARGSGSNISGGTLPISGGIVVSLTHFKEIKSIDLRRRRTHVEPGVVNARLQEALEPYGFFFPPDPASHRISTLGGNVSEGSGGPHCVKYGTTSHYVTGIKALLADGTPITCQESLSIIDWPGLLTGSEGILAIITEITLRILPKAPNSGTLLAGFRSVIDAVSAVSGIIQAQMIPSTLELLDKATLDTVRPFMDAGYPDSDAVLLIEVDGSPLSVQAQIQRLVEVLQKYHADPVIIAENPEHAHQLMAARRSAYGAAARLASHVWTQDVTVPRPLLADMMSHVLAISRRFSLVINTVAHAGDGNLHPLIPYHPDDAEEVARMRQADHAILQKAAELGGSITGEHGIGIDKLHELPLMYSADELAAMYAFKVAFDPHNILNPGKAVYPVEDMSYIPDIGPGPAITGHVQPRTVDELRDTIREAYIQKVCLTLDKHRVHKGACRVDLSHLQDILDFDPDNMTITVQSGMSYATLQSLLDKYHLMFPVIPLQKDQTLGSLVAEGLPHLAHLGYGPVKNWILGLSVVDGTGRQLQFGRKIMKNVAGLDMPKLFIGSLGQFGLITTVILRLLPKFSEQVVYIIDHQNMSPEQYEALIRALLTRAPGPQGLWTMEHHLAIYVDGHDFPSQHQYIEQVCDHIRIPYERHDASDVLAQTHSTLQTLFDHARRDHSGYVFGVGPLPHSITPAFHALDDSLWIMPKEPENAPQRLQLHGCRVLNHKGWQVINLPDPSLIEITQRLKQYFDPHNIFGKP; via the coding sequence ATGCTGATATCCTTACCGAGTTCTTCCTGTCAACAAATCCCGGATCAAGGTTCTGGACCAGATGCTCAGCAAAAGGAAGAATTTCTTTGCGCGCTCACCCAGCGTTTCGGTGAGCGTATCATCCGCGATGCCAGTCGCCTTTTAGCTTATAGTTATGATGCAACGTCGCAACGGCATAGGCCTGATGCAGCCTTTATTGCCGAGAACGAAGAAGAATTGCAATATGTGCTGCAAACGGCCAGCCATTATCACATGCCGGTTATTGCCCGGGGATCAGGAAGCAACATCAGTGGCGGCACGTTGCCCATCTCAGGAGGCATCGTCGTATCTTTAACGCATTTTAAAGAGATTAAATCTATTGACCTTCGAAGACGGCGAACGCACGTGGAACCTGGCGTTGTCAATGCCAGGTTACAAGAGGCATTAGAACCTTATGGCTTCTTCTTTCCTCCCGATCCCGCCAGTCACCGCATATCAACACTGGGAGGCAATGTTTCCGAGGGATCAGGAGGTCCCCACTGCGTCAAATATGGTACAACTAGCCACTATGTTACAGGAATTAAAGCTTTGCTTGCCGACGGAACACCCATCACTTGTCAAGAAAGTTTGTCGATTATAGATTGGCCTGGCTTGTTAACAGGCTCGGAGGGCATTTTGGCTATCATTACCGAAATAACGTTGCGAATATTGCCCAAAGCTCCTAACTCCGGAACACTACTTGCGGGATTTCGGTCTGTGATTGACGCCGTCTCGGCAGTGTCTGGGATTATTCAGGCACAAATGATTCCCTCTACCCTAGAGTTATTAGACAAAGCCACCTTAGATACCGTCAGACCGTTCATGGACGCAGGATATCCGGATTCAGATGCTGTGCTCCTTATTGAAGTCGATGGTTCGCCCTTATCCGTTCAAGCGCAAATTCAACGGCTCGTTGAAGTATTACAAAAATATCATGCCGATCCCGTGATCATTGCCGAAAACCCCGAACATGCTCATCAATTGATGGCAGCTAGACGATCGGCTTATGGAGCTGCCGCACGACTTGCATCCCATGTCTGGACGCAGGATGTGACCGTTCCCCGGCCCCTTTTAGCAGATATGATGAGTCATGTGCTGGCCATATCTCGCCGTTTCTCGCTGGTAATTAACACCGTGGCACATGCTGGCGATGGTAATTTGCATCCCTTGATTCCGTATCATCCGGATGATGCCGAGGAAGTGGCACGAATGAGGCAGGCCGATCACGCAATTTTGCAAAAAGCAGCGGAATTAGGCGGATCCATTACGGGAGAGCATGGCATTGGCATTGACAAACTGCATGAATTACCTCTTATGTATTCGGCCGACGAATTAGCCGCCATGTACGCCTTCAAAGTGGCCTTTGATCCCCATAATATCTTAAATCCCGGTAAGGCCGTTTATCCTGTTGAGGACATGTCTTATATTCCTGATATTGGCCCAGGGCCAGCAATCACGGGGCATGTTCAACCCCGCACAGTCGATGAACTGCGAGATACCATACGCGAAGCCTACATCCAAAAGGTTTGCCTTACCCTGGACAAGCATAGGGTGCATAAAGGCGCTTGCCGTGTAGATCTGAGTCATCTTCAAGATATCCTGGATTTTGATCCGGACAACATGACCATCACAGTGCAATCCGGGATGTCTTATGCAACCCTACAATCCCTTTTGGACAAATATCATCTGATGTTTCCGGTAATTCCTCTACAAAAAGACCAAACTCTTGGCAGTTTAGTTGCCGAAGGATTGCCCCATCTGGCGCATTTGGGCTATGGTCCCGTGAAAAACTGGATTCTTGGCCTATCTGTTGTCGACGGAACCGGTCGGCAGTTACAATTCGGCCGTAAGATTATGAAAAATGTCGCAGGATTGGATATGCCAAAACTATTTATTGGCTCCTTGGGCCAATTTGGTTTGATTACCACCGTGATCTTGCGTTTACTTCCCAAATTTTCCGAACAGGTTGTTTATATCATAGATCATCAGAACATGAGTCCAGAGCAATACGAAGCCTTGATTCGTGCTCTCCTAACAAGGGCTCCAGGACCCCAGGGTCTATGGACCATGGAACATCATCTTGCTATCTATGTGGATGGACATGATTTTCCCAGCCAACACCAATATATCGAACAGGTATGCGATCATATTCGTATTCCTTATGAGCGTCATGATGCCTCAGATGTTCTCGCCCAAACACACTCAACACTGCAAACACTCTTTGATCATGCCCGGCGCGACCATTCAGGATATGTATTTGGAGTGGGACCATTACCCCATTCTATTACCCCTGCATTTCACGCCCTCGATGACAGTTTATGGATTATGCCAAAAGAACCCGAAAATGCCCCCCAACGGCTGCAGCTTCACGGCTGCCGCGTGTTGAATCACAAAGGTTGGCAAGTTATCAACCTTCCTGATCCATCCTTGATTGAGATCACCCAGCGCCTTAAACAATATTTCGATCCCCACAACATATTTGGAAAGCCATAA
- a CDS encoding four-carbon acid sugar kinase family protein, which translates to MLIIADDLSGALDTGVIFSGLTPTKVVLKLPKHLFDGPSVLAWTTESRHLPADEARRNLQQVLPYPLKIRPLYKKVDATLRGPVGAEIETLLHLTGMKTAVLCPSFPTVNKIVKDGHLYVDGKPLETTALGTDPRNPLRTGDIQALLRETTTLRAEYVSLNTLRHHPEHVHQSITRHSTGQIVVVDAETDDDLAQIAKILSKHPNVLPCGSLALALQLRPYLVQSQTLTVPVTAKADKALIMSASLHPATQQQINYFRTRFPDHFWEIDSTLLSHHTPELINTVTLRLIDWFSTSHFALLSVSPEPRIDPNAVTAFLGQLAQRLINDMKGVFALAATGGDMTSALCRALGITELEPVMQWEPGIVQSRMLFRKSPWTLVSKSGSYGSAPFFIDFVRRLL; encoded by the coding sequence ATGCTAATCATTGCAGACGATTTAAGTGGAGCATTAGATACCGGTGTCATTTTTTCGGGGTTGACTCCGACAAAGGTTGTTCTTAAATTACCTAAACATCTTTTCGACGGGCCCTCCGTCCTCGCCTGGACAACCGAATCGCGTCATCTCCCTGCTGATGAAGCCCGGCGCAATCTGCAACAGGTCCTCCCCTATCCCCTTAAGATCCGGCCTCTATACAAAAAAGTGGATGCAACGCTCCGTGGACCCGTCGGAGCTGAAATCGAAACCTTGTTGCATCTGACGGGGATGAAAACCGCCGTGCTCTGTCCATCATTTCCCACGGTCAACAAAATTGTAAAAGACGGACATCTTTATGTGGATGGGAAACCGTTGGAAACCACAGCACTGGGTACGGATCCGCGAAATCCGTTGCGCACCGGCGACATTCAGGCTCTCTTGCGAGAAACCACTACACTCAGGGCGGAATACGTTTCCTTAAACACATTACGCCATCACCCTGAACATGTGCATCAGAGCATCACTCGTCACTCGACTGGGCAAATTGTTGTGGTCGATGCAGAAACCGATGACGACTTAGCACAGATTGCGAAGATTTTATCGAAACATCCGAACGTTTTACCGTGTGGTTCGTTGGCTCTTGCCCTACAATTGCGCCCCTATCTTGTTCAATCTCAGACTTTAACCGTGCCAGTAACAGCCAAGGCCGATAAGGCGCTCATAATGAGTGCCAGCTTGCATCCTGCAACTCAACAACAAATTAACTATTTTCGGACCCGTTTCCCGGACCACTTTTGGGAGATAGACAGTACCTTACTTTCACACCATACGCCGGAACTGATTAACACCGTAACACTTAGGCTTATCGATTGGTTTTCGACCTCACATTTTGCCCTGCTCTCCGTCAGTCCGGAGCCCCGCATTGATCCCAATGCCGTAACCGCATTTCTTGGACAGCTTGCTCAGCGACTTATCAATGACATGAAGGGGGTGTTTGCGCTGGCCGCAACGGGAGGAGATATGACATCTGCATTGTGCCGTGCTTTAGGAATAACCGAATTGGAGCCCGTGATGCAATGGGAACCCGGCATTGTGCAAAGCCGAATGCTTTTTCGTAAGAGCCCATGGACATTGGTGTCCAAATCCGGCAGTTATGGTTCTGCCCCATTTTTTATCGACTTTGTTCGGCGCTTGCTATAG
- a CDS encoding dihydrodipicolinate synthase family protein encodes MSAYLLQTAMITPLTSDGHLDTLALKRLIQRILAAQHIGLSILGSTGEGASLSLSLRRQVREAVLERVNGQQPVYSGIVGTVQEDIVKDLDACRDLPLAGLLIPPPSYYPMTARDLEVFYLSLADRSPFPIMLYNIPPYTKISIPVEVVAKLSTHPHIMGIKDSSRDFDYFLRVLHRTRDIPDFKVLIGTETLVLPALAVGGHGAVVGSGNIVPQWIVELAEHVAHNRWPEARQLEYQLIDLATALRQTDGVRGFKFATAAIDHHLGYLMAPYQPLPQDAPAALAIRDVLKRYHLISE; translated from the coding sequence ATGTCAGCATATCTATTGCAAACAGCCATGATTACCCCATTAACAAGCGATGGCCATCTCGATACTCTGGCCCTCAAACGATTAATTCAGCGCATTTTGGCAGCTCAACACATTGGTCTATCCATTTTAGGTTCGACCGGAGAAGGCGCAAGTCTTTCCCTGTCCTTAAGACGGCAAGTGCGGGAAGCCGTTTTGGAACGTGTAAACGGCCAACAACCGGTATATTCCGGTATAGTGGGAACCGTTCAAGAGGATATCGTCAAGGACTTGGATGCATGCCGCGACCTGCCATTAGCAGGGCTTTTGATTCCCCCGCCCTCTTATTATCCGATGACTGCGAGAGATCTCGAGGTCTTTTATTTGTCTTTAGCTGATCGGTCTCCCTTTCCCATCATGCTCTATAATATTCCCCCCTACACGAAAATCAGCATTCCGGTAGAGGTCGTTGCCAAATTATCCACCCATCCTCATATTATGGGTATTAAGGACAGTAGTCGTGATTTCGACTACTTCCTGAGGGTTTTGCACCGTACTCGCGATATACCCGACTTTAAAGTATTAATCGGGACGGAAACACTCGTCCTTCCCGCCTTAGCCGTGGGAGGACATGGCGCCGTAGTCGGGTCAGGCAATATTGTGCCCCAATGGATCGTGGAACTCGCGGAGCATGTGGCCCATAACCGCTGGCCAGAGGCACGCCAGTTAGAATACCAACTCATCGATTTAGCAACGGCCCTGCGCCAAACCGATGGGGTCCGAGGTTTTAAATTTGCCACTGCCGCCATTGATCACCATCTGGGTTATTTAATGGCGCCTTATCAACCGCTACCCCAAGATGCTCCCGCTGCTCTGGCCATTCGCGATGTTCTTAAGCGGTATCACCTGATTTCGGAGTGA